The genome window CCTGGATATCCTATCGGCTATTTTCTGATATTATGCATTATTCTTTCATTGGGAGGCATTACGGGCGATTTAGTAATGTCGATGTTTAAAAGAAGCCTAAAACTCAAGGATTTCGGCAACTTGATTCCTGGGCATGGGGGTATATTGGACCGGTTAGATTCTCTTTTGTTTATAGCTCCGGTTTTTTACTTTTACATAGTTAACTTGCATTAAAGAATTCATAACAAGTTTATAAAAATAAAGTTAATAAATAAATAGGAGGAAGATATGAATAAGATAGTTTTAGTAGGCAGTAAGATTTTCTACCATACTATAGGGAGACTAAGTACAGGTGTTAACATGACCCTAAAAGAGGGATTAACAGCCGGAAAGGTTCTGGATTATATCTATGAGAATGAACCTAGGGGCAAAACATTCATAGGGCGCAAAATTGATAAAAATTATCTGAATCATGTTGGGTGGGAAGCAGTAAGGGTAAGAAAAAGGAATATTGAAATACTGATTAAAGAAGCTATAAAAATGGCAAAAAAGGAAAAGAGAAAAATAAAAATTGTTGATATAGCATGTGGATATGCATCATATCTGTTTTCAGTATTAAAAGAACTTAATGATACGGATATTTCGGTATATTGTTACGATATTGAACCACGCTGGGTAAAAGCAGGAAATGATAAAGCGGCTGCATTGAAAATTAAAAACATAAAATTTCAACAAGGGGATATGCTTAATGAAGCATTCGCATCCAAACAATTAAGTGATGCCGATATTGTGATTTCATCAGGGTTTTATGACTGGCTTGTTGAGGATGATACTGTTATACATTCTATGAAAATAATTAAAAATGCTGCAGCGCCGGGTGCCAATTTTGTTCTATCTTATCAGATGGATCATCCTTGTCTGGATTTGGCACAATACGCATTTAGCAGTTTTACCGGGGATCCCTTGAAAATGAAAATGAGAAGTAAATCTGAAATGGGCAAAATGCTTGAAAAAGCCGGGGTTAATCTGATTAGTGAAAAATCGGATAAGTATGAATACTATAATACGGTTTTAGCGAGGTGCTAATATGGATATAGGCTTATATAATGCAAAATACCCGTTCAGAAAGTTCATATCGGGTATCTTGCGTTATACAAAAAATATTTCTCCAAATACTATCTCTGTGAGCATGCTGCCTGTGGGTGTATTTACCGGTTTATGCTACTATTATGCAGATGAGTACCCTGGTTTGCTGATGCTTGGGGCGATACTGATTTTTGTCAGGATGATTCTCGGTACACTTGACGGCTTAGTGGCTGTTACCTATAACAAATGTTCCCCTGAGGGAGAAATTGTGAATAGAATCACTCCGGAATTATGTGATGTAATTCTCATTGTGGCTATAGTTTTAAAGCAAAATGATTCTAGTGGCTTGGGATTCTGGGTGTTGGCAATGGCTTGGATTACGAGTTTTGCAGGACTTGTTGGACTTACAGGCAAAAAACCAATTCAAAGTGTCGGCCCGGTAGGACAGACAGATAGAATTACGGTTCTTATGTTTCTCTCGGTATTTGGTTTTATTGCTTATCTATTAGGGTATAGCTTGCCCGTTTTAAGATGGTTTATCTGGTGGTGTATTGGCGGCGGTATTATTACCATAACTATCAGATTTTATCGGAACTTATCTGTTTCAAAAAATGATAAGAATATTTCTAATAGTGCAAAGAAAAATATGTGAGGTACGGCATGAAAGATTTTAGTCCGGAAATGAATCATTTTGATCGCCAGTTTAAACTAAAGAAAAATACAAAATTTTTAAATCATGCAGCGACAAATCCCATTACGAAGGAAGCTTCCATAATAATGCGGAAGATAGCCCGCCAGGCAATGGACCCGATGGATGAGCATCTTGTTGATTGGTTGGGTATGATTGAACAGGCAAGAAGACAGACTGCAAATCTTTTAAAGGCCAGTGCAGATGAAATAGCTTTTGTTCAGAGTACTTCAGCCGGTTTATCGCTAATTGCCAATATGATTCCCTTTAAAAATGGGGATGTGATTCTATATGATAAAGATGATTTTCCATCCAACCGATTTATTTGGGATTGCATGTGCTACCGTAATGAGATTTCAATACAGGCTGTCGCATTTTCATACACTACAGGAGAAGATTTATTGGAAACATTGTCACAGTACGACATATCGAGAGTGAGAGTAATAAGCCTCAGTGCGGTTTCCTACTATACAGGCTATCGTCATAATCTAAAAGCTATAGGAAAATTTTGTCGTGAAAACGGCATATATTTGTGTGTGGATGCTATTCAGGCTGTTGGGGCTTTAGATATTGATCTGAGTGACTTGTGTGATATTTCATTTCTTGCATGTGGGGGGCAAAAGTGGCTTCATAGTCCTATGGGTAGCGGATTTATCTTTATAAGGAAAAATCTGATGGAAGAAGTTAAGATGCCTATGCTGGGCTGGACCAGTGTCGATAAGGCAGGCTTCTTTCATGCAGAGCATATGAAATGGCTTGAAGGTGCATCAAGGTTTGAAGCGGGTTTTCCAGATGTAAATGTAATAGCCGCGCTTGGAAGAAACATCGAACTGTATAATTCTTTTGACATTAAAAACATAGAAGCTGAAGTAAAGAAACGTGTGAATATGATTCATAAAGCGGCTGAAGGCTGGCCTGTAAAAATTCTTAACACGGATTATCAAAGAAATCCGTCGGGGATAGTTTCTTTTGAGCTAGATTCGAAGGCTTTATCGGAAGAAATTGATAATGCCTTGGAAAAAAGAAATATTGCTGTTACAAGACGGAATAATTACTTTCGGATTGCACCACACTTTCATACAAGGGAAGAGCATATTCTGGAGACAATTGATATTTTTTCAAAATATCTTACAAAAACGAGAACAAGTAGCAAAATAGAGCAAGTGCATGAAACAGCTTCTCTCCCAAAAACAAAGACAGCGGCAGTAGTCGGTGCTTCTGGTGGGTTGGGAGAAGCAGTTGCAGAAGACCTGGCATCGAGGGGTTATGATCTGTATCTAACGGCTAGGGATGAAAAAGCATTGGATGACCTGGCTTTAAGGCTAAAAAAAACCTATCATATCCAGGTTTCAAAACTTAAAGTAAACTTGTCAGACCAGAACGAGGTGGATTATTTATCCAAAACCCTTGCAGGTGCCTCTTTAGATTTCTTTGCATATACTGCCGCTGCATCATCTGCAATAAAAGTCATAGAACAAAGTAATCTGGATGAAAAGCAAATTTTTGATGTAAACTATTTTACACCTGTTCAACTTTGTAAGAGCATTATGCCCGGGATGATCAAACGCAACAGCGGACATCTTTTATTTATTGTCACTGCAGGTGCCCGTAATTCTACTCCGTTGTTCTCAACTTATGCTGCTTCAAAGGGGGCATTATGGTCGTGGGCGGAGAGCCTGGCCAGAGAGTTGAAAGGGTTATCAGTTACATGCACAATAGGAATACCGCCGCATATGAGTTCCGCTACTCAACAAAAATTAGCGAGAAATGCGCTAAGATATAATAGGATTAAAAATACAGAAGATATGGCGTACCCGTCTGTAGTAGCAAAGGATTTGATTAATGCGTCTATAGAAGGACAACCGGTATATGCATCCCGGATCACTAGAATACGACATGCATTTAATGCTCTATTTCCGGGGTATATGCAAAAGATGGTTACTGCGAAGTATGAACCATGAAAATCAAGGTATTCAGCCTAATTTAAAATAGTCTATTCATATTTATATTGGAAAAAGCTGTTGCAGAATTGACTTGATCAGTTTTGCAACAGCTTTTATATTACCAGAACCGTATTATACGTTGAATATCATATCGCCATAAGTAGGTAATGGCCATATGTCAGCATCTACTAATGTTTCAAGCTTATCGGCGACTACTCTTAAGCTGCCCATCTTCTCAAATACATCAAATCTGTAGAAATGAGCCTGTTCATATGTTTCTCCATGCATGCCCTGTGCTTTTTCAACAGAAGATTCAAGAGCTGCAACTTCTTTCTTTAATGAAGAAGCCAAAGAGGATACTTCTGTAAGAAGCTCAGCTTGAGCGCTTATATCTACAGCTAAACCTGTAGATTTGATAGAATTTACAGAATCCGCAAGTTTAGTAGTAAAGTTTATAACTGCAGGCAATATCTGGCGTTTTGCGATCTCTATCATTGATAAAGCCTCTATATTGATTGTCTTTATATAGTGCTCTAGTGAGATTTCATAGCGTGATTGCATTTCTACTCTACTGAGTACACCATGCTTTTCCATAACAGCAAGGTTCTTTTCAGCTATTAAAGCTTTTATGGATTCCACAGTAGTGCTTATATTTGGTAAGCCTCTCTTTTCTGCCTCTGCAACCCACTCATCAGAATAACCGTTACCATTGAATATTACTTTCTTATGATTCTTAACGATGTCCTGAAGTATAGATTGTATTTCAGCATCAAAGTTACTTGCCTTCTCCAGTCTGTTTGATATCTGGTCAAGTATTTCGGCTACTATTGTATTAAGAGTGAAGTTGGCTGCAGCAATTGACTGCGAAGAGCCAACCATTCTGAACTCGAATTTGTTTCCTGTAAATGCAAATGGTGATGTTCTGTTTCTGTCGGTTGTGTCTTTTGGAAGTGCAGGCAAAGTACTTACACCAATCTTCAGGAAACCACCCTGTTTACTGCTTGTCGCTCCACCGTTTTCTATCTGGTCAAGTATGTCGGTAAGCTGATCACCAAGGAAGATGGAAATAATAGCAGGTGGTGCTTCATTAGCTCCAAGTCTGTGGTCATTTCCGGGGCTGGCAGCAGCTACCCTTAAGAGGTCAGCATATTCATCAACAGCTTTGATTGTTGCACAGAGGAATACCAGGAACTGAGCATTATCATGTGGTGTATGACCCGGATCAAGAAGATTCTGACCATCATTTGTACCCAATGACCAGTTATTATGTTTTCCTGATCCATTAACGCCAGCAAATGGCTTTTCATGCAGTAAGCAGACAAGATTGTGTCTTATTGCAATTTTCTGCATTAATTCCATAGTAAGCTGGTTGTGATCTGTAGCAATATTTGTTGTAGTGAATATTGGAGCCAGTTCATGCTGTGCAGGAGCAACCTCGTTATGTTTTGTTTTTGCGGATATTCCTAGTTTCCAGAGTTCTGTATCCAACTCTTTCATGAATGCAGAAATTCTTTCTTTCAGTGTACCGAAGTAGTGATCTTCAAGCTCCTGGCCTTTTGGAGGTTTAGCACCGAAAAGGGTTCTTCCTGTATATATAATATCCTTACGCTGATCGTACTTTTCCTTATCTATAAGAAAGTATTCCTGCTCAGGTCCAACAGTTGTAACAACTCTTGTAGCAGTAGTATTTCCAAAAAGTTTCAATACACGAAGAGCTGATTTGTTTATAGCTTCCATTGATCTTAAAAGAGGAGTTTTCTTATCAAGAGCTTCTCCTGTATATGAACAGAAAGCTGTAGGTATACAGAGTGTATCATCTTTTATGAATGCAGGTGAAGTGCAATCCCAGGCTGTGTAACCTCTTGCTTCGAAAGTGGCTCTAAGACCACCTGAGGGGAAGGATGACGCATCAGGTTCACCTTTAATCAATTCTTTGCCGGAAAACTCAAGAATTACTTTTCCATCGGAAGTTGGGTTGATGAAAGAATCATGTTTTTCAGCTGTAATACCTGTCATTGGTTGGAACCAGTGTGTAAAATGTGTAGCTCCTTTTTCTATTGCCCAGTCTTTCATAGCATTGGCAACTACTTCTGCAACTGCCGGATCGAGTGCCAGACCTTCATCGATTGTCTTTTTCAAAGCTTTATATGTTGCCTTAGGAAGACGTTCCCTCATAACTGAATCGTTAAAAACACTTGAACCGAAAATTTCACTTAATGTACTCATTTTTTTACCCCTTTCTGTAATAAACATATTATTTTAAATAAAAACAAAAATAAAAAAGGCGCATCAAAAAAAATTTGAAACGCCCTTGTTCGTTTAAATTTATTGTTTTTAAAACGCCATTGTTTAAAAAGTTTATTATTCTGTTAACTAAAAGAATTATTATGAAAACACATAACGGTTTTTATATATATTATAGTAACGTGTTTTTAAAAAAAATGCAAGTTTAAAATTTTAAAATTTCATATTTTTTTCCTGCCAAATTTTAAAACCTGTACTTTAACATTGGGAAATAGTAAAATAGAAGGTATAGATACCTTGCTTTATAGAAAGGCGGAAAACTTGAACAACATTAATTTTGTTACCGTTATTATAGTGCTGATACTGATTATACCAGTACTTTCAGGTGCATTTGAATATTTCTCGAGAGACAGGATTCATCGTTTGGTGTTTTCATTGTTTGACAATCTAGAGTTTCTTCTGGGTGTGTTATTGTCTATTTTTCTTGTAAGGAAAATTTTTATAGAGCATTCTGCAGGCTTTTATGCAAAGTTATACAGAATGATTCCTGAGAGTATAAAAAGCACTTTTGCAGGTCAGGATGTTATGACTTATATTGTGCTTGTTCCTTTAGTATTGCTCTTGATTATGGTAATTCTAAGGTTGATAAGCCTGCCACTATATAGGATTTTTTTAGTACCGCTGGCTGACAGGACGTATAGCCTTCTGGAGTCAACAAGTGACATGACAAGAAGGATAATAAGTGCGATATCAAAAATACCAAAGGCTTTTTTTGGAGTCCTTATATTCGGATTGCTGCTAAATTTCTATACCTATTACTTCTATACACCTAAGATCACTGATTGGATGAATGAGTCGCAGGCATATCAATTCCTATATAAAAACGCATTATATCCTGTGCTTAATTCAAATCTTGCAAAGCAAATTCCTGTAATAGTTAATGATTCGTTCAGAAAGACGTTTGACAAGGTTATACCGGTGCCTGACAGTACAAAATCCGATGCAGCAAAAAAGTTTGCCAAGGAGCTTGAAAAGAGAAATATTAAGGTAATTGAGTATTTTAACGGAGTAACACTTGATGAAGCAATCAAATCCAATAATGAAATAGATAGCATGGCAAAAAAAATAGTTGGAGATGAAAAGGACAGCTATAAAAAAGGATACTTAATATATAGATGGATAAGTAAAAACATTAAATACGATTATGAAAAAGCTGAAGCAGTAAGCAAAGATCCCAGAGGGGTTCAGTCGGGGGCAATCAATGCATATGAAACACGGAAAGGTATATGTTTTGATTACTCAAGTTTATATGTGGCTATGTGCCGTGCAGTGGGTCTGAAGGTGAGATTGGTAACAGGACTGGGGTACAGCGGAGTGATGTGGGGAGATCATGCATGGAACCAGGTTTATTCCAGTTCGGAAAAAAGATGGATTGATGTAGATTGTACTTTTGGTGTCAGTGGAAAATATTTCGATAAAAAGGATTTTAATGTAGATCATAAAGATGCTGATATACAAGGGGATTGGTAGTAATCCCCTTGTTATACATATGCTTCGTTTCTTCTTTTATCTGAAAAGTATTCGACATCTTCCGATGTACTACTGGTGTATTTATGATCATGCATGTTATTCACTTCCAGCAAACCTTCGATTCTGTGTATATGACCGTTTTCTGTTTTTATGGGCAAGCCGGTGATTCCTGTATAGTAATGCGTATGGTTATTATAAGATGTAATGCCATAATAATAATGAAAGTGGAATGATGAAAACCCTATAAGATTCTCTGTACAACCCACCATTCTATGAGTATGATTGTCTGAATTTTCGCACTCAAGCTTATATTTGTGAATATGCGGATACATGATTGCCTCCCGGATAAGATGGCAATAGACAGCCATTAAAGCTTGTATATTGCCAGGTTTATATTTAATTTGCGCAGATGCAATTTTTTTATTAGATTATTTTCTTGATAAAATGGAATAAAATTGTTTGTTTCTAATAAATTCAAAGTGGTAAATAAGATGTGAGTTTATTTGATTGACTTAACGGGGTGAAGGTATGTATTACAATATTCTTATTGGCGGTGCAGCAGGGCAGGGCATGGATACTCTTGCCTCCTTACTTGAAAAAATTATTAAACGACAGGGCTTTCATATTTTTACTACAAGGGATTATATGTCCAGAGTACGTGGCGGACATAACTTTATACAGGTGAGATTTGGAAATGAGGTACTAAGGTCACATTGGAATGAATTGGATTGCATAGTTGCACTAAATGAAGAAACTTTAACTATCCATGCCGGCAGACTTAAAAGCGCGGGTCTTATTATATGTGATGAGGAAATTCCTTCACTTGATAGAAGACAAATAAGACTTCCATTAAAAACAGTTGCCAGGACAATAGGAAACAGCAGGATATTAGGAACAGTGGCTTTGGGGGCTGTGCTAAAATCCTTCGGGATAGAAATAGAGAAGAGTAAAGAAGTAATCCAGGGTATATTTGACAGTGAAGACATTATAGCGCAGAACAACTCAGCTTTAATCGAAGGACATAAGCTTGTTAAAGAAAGTTTCAGTATTGAAAGGCAGGAAGAACAAAATAATATTCTTCTCAATGGAAATCAGGCTATAGGACTTGGTGCTATAGCAGCGGGATGTAAATTTTATTCGGCATATCCCATGACACCGTCGACAAGCATTATGGATTATCTGGCTTCGAAGATGTATAAGGCAGAAATTGTAGTAGAGCAGGCGGAGGATGAAATAGCTGCCGTAATGATGGCTATAGGTGCTTCGTATGCGGGTGTCAGAGCTATGACAGGAACCTCCGGCGGAGGTTTTTCTCTAATGGTCGAAGCATTGGGACTGTCAGGAATGATGGAAATACCGCTGGTAATAGCAGAGATTCAAAGGCCTGGGCCTGTTACCGGTCTTCCGACCAGAACAGAACAGAGTGATCTCAAGTTTGTCATATCGGCTTCACAGGGCGAATTCCCTCGTATGGTAATAGCGTTGAAAAACCTTGAAGATGCATTTTATCAGACAGTAAGGGCTTTTAACATTGCCGATAAGTATCAAATACCGGTAATAATTTTAGGCGACCAGTTTCTTGCGGACCATACAACAACAGTGAAACCTTTTCAACTTGACAGGATAGAAAACAACAGGTATTTATGCAGCAATGATTACATAGGTGAAAAGGAATACAAAAGATATGAGATAACCGAAAACGGAATATCTCCAAGAATCATTCCGGGAAAAGTACCAGGGAAAACTGTATTGGCAGATAGTGACGAGCATGATGAATACGGACGCATTACCGAGTCAGCAGAAATAAGAACATCTATGTGTGATAAGAGAATGAGAAAGATGGATTATTTGATAGGGGAATTACAGGAACCGGACTTTATAGGCAATGAAAAATGTGATGTACTGTTGCTTGCATGGGGATCGTTGCATGGCCCGGTATCGGAGGCTGTAAAACTGCTGAATCTTGAAGAAGGTAATAAGTTTGGTGCGCTTGTGTTTGGTGATATATGGCCTCTTCCTACAGTATTATTGAAAGATAAAGCTACAAAAGCTGACAAGATTATCAATATAGAACAAAATGCTACCGGACAGCTTGCATCTGTCATTGCTGAGATTACGGGAATCAGGTGCAGCAGCAGTTTCCTGAAATACGACGGAAGGCAGATATCATCACAGGACATAATGATGTATTTACAAGAAAAGAAATAAATGAGAAAAAGGAATGGGGTTGCAAGAAAAAAGTGGAGGTTAAAGTATGCAGATTAATGATAGCTTCAGAATATGTGAAACTGCATGGTGTCCAGGTTGTGGAGATGTTCAGATACTGGAGGCTCTGAAAAATGCTCTGGAGATTTTAAAAAAGAGACCACATGAAGTGCTTATAGCAGCAGGGATAGGACAGGCGGCAAAGACACCACAATACATCAATACAAACGGCTTTTGTGGCTTGCACGGAAGAGCGCTTCCTCCTGCGGCAGCTGCGAAAATAGCTAATAAAAACCTTACAGTTATAATCAGTACCGGTGACGGGGATTCTTACGGTGAGGGGGGAAACCACTTTATTCATAATATAAGGAGAAATGTTGACATAACACATTTTGTCCATAACAATCAGATTTATGGATTGACAAAAGGTCAGGCTTCACCTACAACGGATGTCGGTCATACGACAGCTATACAGCCAAACGGAACAATAAACAATCCAATGAATCCACTTCTTCTGGCTATAGCTTTGGGTGCGGGTTTTGTTGCCAGGGCTTTCAGTGGAGAAAATGAGCACCTTACAACCATAATGGTTGAGGCAATAAAATATAAAGGTTACGCTTTAGTGGATATTCTGCAGCCATGTATAAGCTTTAATAAAGTTAATACATTCCAATGGTACAGCAAGCGGGTTTATAAATTGGATAGCAGCTATAACTATGCAGATAAACCTGCAGCTATGGCGAAAGCGATGGAATGGGGCGACAGGATTCCGCTCGGAATCCTGTATAAAGAGAATAAAAACACTTATCATGATAAAATAGATTTCTTAAAAGATGGATTGCCGCTTGTAGATAAAGTGACGGATAAAAATATGGTTGGCACCTTTATGGAGGAGTTTGTGTAACAGGATCTGTATCAATTACTACAAAATTCAGTCATAAGCTTCTCCATCATAAGTATAGGGGTTATATCCTGTTCTGTTTTCCCAGTTATCCAAAATAAGCACCCTTGGTCTAGTGATTTTTTGGATAACAGACTTGCTGACATAAGCCTCGTTGCTGTCAGCGATGTAGACATCGCCGCCTACAAGCGCTGCAAATGATTCTTTCAGGTTATCATCACCGTGGGCCGGAATAATTATCTTGGATTTTAATCTTGTGGTTATTTTTCTGCATTCTTCTAATGTCAATTTACCGTTTCCGTCAAACAACTGAAGGATAAGAACATCAGCGCTTGAAATCTTTTTATACATTTCTTCGTCAGGTTCCTGACCCTGCGAGGCGAATTCTGCTATTCTGATTCCATCTATATCAAATACGAAAATATTATTTGTACCTGCCATATCGCCGACATTGTGGTGGCCTGCTATACCTGCTATATTAATGCCTTTGACATTATACTCACCGGGATCGGTAAAAAGTTTATAACTGCCTTTGATTCTCGATACATCACAGTGATCCAAGTGCTGATGGCTTTCAGTCACAATATCCGCTTCAATGTCTTCGTCCATTTCATAGGGATCCGTAATAATGGTTATATCCTTTGAAGTACGTATTCTGAAACTTGTATACGCGGGAGAGTATTTCTTTATCAAAATACCCTCTTTTATGGTATCAGGTAATTTAGAAATGAATTTAAAGGTTTTTGGTTCCGGTTTATTGGAATCGTATACGGGTACTGCTTGTTCAGTGCCTTTCAAACCGGATTCGGTATTTTGTACGGAAGTTGCAGCTGTTTTGCTGAAGGCTTCCTGCGCAGCTGAATCTCCTGTAGTATTTAAGCAGGATGTAAACATAAAAAGTATGGCTAAATAAAGTATTGAAATCGGCAAATATCTTGTTTTCATTCTCTTCTCCTGTCAGATTTCTCCTAGTAAAGTTTTATAGAAGGATTATACCACATGTTTTTGTTATAATAATAGTTACATGTCAAATAATTAGCCAGAACGATACAACTATTATAGTTTAGACCAACCAGCATGAGAGGCTAAATTAATTTCTGAAAAACATAACCAAATATGATACAATATGATATATACTAAAAATGCGGGTAAAAAGATGAAAACAAGAAGAATGACCATTCATAATACAATTAGGGTTTTACCGGTAGCAATTCTGATACTGGCTGCTTTCTATATAGGAATTATTCTCATTGAACCCAAAGAATTAAAGGATTCAGTGGTACAGGTTCAGGATGTGGGAAGCCCACAGTACCATTTTGCCGTCATTGCTCAAAATACGGACGATTCCTTCTGGCAGAGCATAAGGAGTGGTGCTTTTGAGGCTGCAAAAGAGTTTAATGTAGCGGTAGAATTCAACGGTCCAAGGTTTACAAACATTGCTGAAGAACTTCAATACCTTGATATAGCCATAGCATCAAGGGTAGACGGTATTATCACACATGTGCTTGACGAAGAACAGTTTCAGCCTCTCATAGACAAAGCAGAAAAACTAAATATTCCTGTCGTAACAATTGAAAATGATGCTAAAAACAGTAAAAGGGTATCTTATGTAGGAACAAGCGGTTTCAGACTGGGAGTTGAGGGAGGAAGGCTGGTAGTCAAATCCCGTACTAATTCAGCCAGAATAGCAGTCATACTGAACAGTTATGAAAATGACGGGGAAAATGTAATGCAGAACTTAAGGATTGCCGGACTGAAAGATGTAATAAAAAGCTATCCCGATATTAAGATAAGAACCGTGCAAACCTGTAAACCCGGAATTTTCAGTGCTGAGGAGATTACAAAAAATATTCTGAACAACTTTCCCGACGTTGACACTATACTCTGTACAAATTCAAAGGATACACTGGGAGTAGCCCAGGTTATAGTAGATCTTAACAAATTGGGGGATATTGTTATCATAGGCTACGGAAACACTCCTGAAATACTGAGGTATGTAGAAAATAAAGTAATATACGGGACTGTTGCGAGCAATCCTGAGAAAATGGGCTATGAAAGCATAAAAGCGTTATACGAGGTAAAGAAAAACAACAGGACTTCATCATATATAGATACAGGTGTAAACGCAATAACTGCACAAAATGTAGGAGAATATACAGAATCTGAGAAGGAAAAGAAGGAGCAGGGGCTAAAAAAATGATTTCGCTTTTCCGCAGGATATTAAGCAATAACAAAATAGGGAAAAAACTTATAGTATACTTTATGCTTATTACACTCCTTATGGGTGCAACAAGCCTGTATACATATTATAAC of Clostridia bacterium contains these proteins:
- a CDS encoding class I SAM-dependent methyltransferase family protein translates to MNKIVLVGSKIFYHTIGRLSTGVNMTLKEGLTAGKVLDYIYENEPRGKTFIGRKIDKNYLNHVGWEAVRVRKRNIEILIKEAIKMAKKEKRKIKIVDIACGYASYLFSVLKELNDTDISVYCYDIEPRWVKAGNDKAAALKIKNIKFQQGDMLNEAFASKQLSDADIVISSGFYDWLVEDDTVIHSMKIIKNAAAPGANFVLSYQMDHPCLDLAQYAFSSFTGDPLKMKMRSKSEMGKMLEKAGVNLISEKSDKYEYYNTVLARC
- a CDS encoding aminotransferase class V-fold PLP-dependent enzyme; translated protein: MKDFSPEMNHFDRQFKLKKNTKFLNHAATNPITKEASIIMRKIARQAMDPMDEHLVDWLGMIEQARRQTANLLKASADEIAFVQSTSAGLSLIANMIPFKNGDVILYDKDDFPSNRFIWDCMCYRNEISIQAVAFSYTTGEDLLETLSQYDISRVRVISLSAVSYYTGYRHNLKAIGKFCRENGIYLCVDAIQAVGALDIDLSDLCDISFLACGGQKWLHSPMGSGFIFIRKNLMEEVKMPMLGWTSVDKAGFFHAEHMKWLEGASRFEAGFPDVNVIAALGRNIELYNSFDIKNIEAEVKKRVNMIHKAAEGWPVKILNTDYQRNPSGIVSFELDSKALSEEIDNALEKRNIAVTRRNNYFRIAPHFHTREEHILETIDIFSKYLTKTRTSSKIEQVHETASLPKTKTAAVVGASGGLGEAVAEDLASRGYDLYLTARDEKALDDLALRLKKTYHIQVSKLKVNLSDQNEVDYLSKTLAGASLDFFAYTAAASSAIKVIEQSNLDEKQIFDVNYFTPVQLCKSIMPGMIKRNSGHLLFIVTAGARNSTPLFSTYAASKGALWSWAESLARELKGLSVTCTIGIPPHMSSATQQKLARNALRYNRIKNTEDMAYPSVVAKDLINASIEGQPVYASRITRIRHAFNALFPGYMQKMVTAKYEP
- a CDS encoding glutamine synthetase III, yielding MSTLSEIFGSSVFNDSVMRERLPKATYKALKKTIDEGLALDPAVAEVVANAMKDWAIEKGATHFTHWFQPMTGITAEKHDSFINPTSDGKVILEFSGKELIKGEPDASSFPSGGLRATFEARGYTAWDCTSPAFIKDDTLCIPTAFCSYTGEALDKKTPLLRSMEAINKSALRVLKLFGNTTATRVVTTVGPEQEYFLIDKEKYDQRKDIIYTGRTLFGAKPPKGQELEDHYFGTLKERISAFMKELDTELWKLGISAKTKHNEVAPAQHELAPIFTTTNIATDHNQLTMELMQKIAIRHNLVCLLHEKPFAGVNGSGKHNNWSLGTNDGQNLLDPGHTPHDNAQFLVFLCATIKAVDEYADLLRVAAASPGNDHRLGANEAPPAIISIFLGDQLTDILDQIENGGATSSKQGGFLKIGVSTLPALPKDTTDRNRTSPFAFTGNKFEFRMVGSSQSIAAANFTLNTIVAEILDQISNRLEKASNFDAEIQSILQDIVKNHKKVIFNGNGYSDEWVAEAEKRGLPNISTTVESIKALIAEKNLAVMEKHGVLSRVEMQSRYEISLEHYIKTINIEALSMIEIAKRQILPAVINFTTKLADSVNSIKSTGLAVDISAQAELLTEVSSLASSLKKEVAALESSVEKAQGMHGETYEQAHFYRFDVFEKMGSLRVVADKLETLVDADIWPLPTYGDMIFNV
- a CDS encoding transglutaminase-like domain-containing protein produces the protein MNNINFVTVIIVLILIIPVLSGAFEYFSRDRIHRLVFSLFDNLEFLLGVLLSIFLVRKIFIEHSAGFYAKLYRMIPESIKSTFAGQDVMTYIVLVPLVLLLIMVILRLISLPLYRIFLVPLADRTYSLLESTSDMTRRIISAISKIPKAFFGVLIFGLLLNFYTYYFYTPKITDWMNESQAYQFLYKNALYPVLNSNLAKQIPVIVNDSFRKTFDKVIPVPDSTKSDAAKKFAKELEKRNIKVIEYFNGVTLDEAIKSNNEIDSMAKKIVGDEKDSYKKGYLIYRWISKNIKYDYEKAEAVSKDPRGVQSGAINAYETRKGICFDYSSLYVAMCRAVGLKVRLVTGLGYSGVMWGDHAWNQVYSSSEKRWIDVDCTFGVSGKYFDKKDFNVDHKDADIQGDW
- a CDS encoding YmaF family protein → MYPHIHKYKLECENSDNHTHRMVGCTENLIGFSSFHFHYYYGITSYNNHTHYYTGITGLPIKTENGHIHRIEGLLEVNNMHDHKYTSSTSEDVEYFSDKRRNEAYV
- a CDS encoding 2-oxoacid:acceptor oxidoreductase subunit alpha, with amino-acid sequence MYYNILIGGAAGQGMDTLASLLEKIIKRQGFHIFTTRDYMSRVRGGHNFIQVRFGNEVLRSHWNELDCIVALNEETLTIHAGRLKSAGLIICDEEIPSLDRRQIRLPLKTVARTIGNSRILGTVALGAVLKSFGIEIEKSKEVIQGIFDSEDIIAQNNSALIEGHKLVKESFSIERQEEQNNILLNGNQAIGLGAIAAGCKFYSAYPMTPSTSIMDYLASKMYKAEIVVEQAEDEIAAVMMAIGASYAGVRAMTGTSGGGFSLMVEALGLSGMMEIPLVIAEIQRPGPVTGLPTRTEQSDLKFVISASQGEFPRMVIALKNLEDAFYQTVRAFNIADKYQIPVIILGDQFLADHTTTVKPFQLDRIENNRYLCSNDYIGEKEYKRYEITENGISPRIIPGKVPGKTVLADSDEHDEYGRITESAEIRTSMCDKRMRKMDYLIGELQEPDFIGNEKCDVLLLAWGSLHGPVSEAVKLLNLEEGNKFGALVFGDIWPLPTVLLKDKATKADKIINIEQNATGQLASVIAEITGIRCSSSFLKYDGRQISSQDIMMYLQEKK